The Mangifera indica cultivar Alphonso chromosome 8, CATAS_Mindica_2.1, whole genome shotgun sequence genome has a window encoding:
- the LOC123223086 gene encoding endoglucanase 17-like produces the protein MLLTWFTSSRLLCNGFPAYQHQHYPRFATHNYRDALTKSILFFEGQRSGKLPSNQRLTWRGDSGLSDGAAMHVDLVGGYYDAGDNVKFGFPMAFSVTMLSWSVIEFGGLMKGELQHAREAIRWGTDYLLKATAHPDTIYVQVGDANKEHSCWERPEDMDTPRTVIKIDRSSPGSDVAGETAAALAAASLVFRKCDPTYSKLLARRAMRVFEFADKYRGAYSNGLRKYVCPFYCSYSGYQDELLWGAAWLHKATKNPMYLNYIQVNGQTLGAAAFDNTFGWDNKHAGARILLSKAFLVQKLQSLHDYKGHADNFICSLIPGASFSSSQYTPGGLLFKMSDCNMQYVTSASFLLLIYAKYLTSAHMAVNCGGTTVTPKRLRAIAKKQVDYMLGDNPLKMSYMVGYGPRYPQRIHHRGSSLPSVSAHPAKIQCSSGFSFLNTQSPNPNILVGAVVGGPDLHDRFADQRSDYEQSEPSTYMNAPLVGALSYLAHSFGQL, from the exons ATGCTTCTTACTTGGTTCACTTCTTCTCGGCTTCTCTGTAATGGCTTCCCTGCTTATCAACACCAGCACTACCCTCGATTTGCTACCCACAACTACAGAGATGCTCTTACCAAATCAATCCTCTTTTTCGAAGGCCAGAGGTCAGGGAAGCTCCCATCTAACCAGAGACTTACCTGGAGGGGAGACTCCGGTCTCTCAGATGGAGCTGCAATGCAT GTTGATTTAGTTGGGGGCTACTATGATGCAGGGGACAATGTGAAATTTGGATTCCCAATGGCTTTCAGTGTAACCATGCTTTCTTGGAGTGTTATTGAGTTTGGTGGGTTGATGAAAGGTGAGTTGCAGCATGCCAGAGAAGCCATTCGTTGGGGTACTGATTATCTTCTGAAAGCTACTGCACACCCAGACACTATCTATGTTCAG GTGGGTGATGCCAACAAGGAACATTCTTGTTGGGAGAGACCAGAAGATATGGACACACCAAGAACAGTTATCAAGATAGACAGGAGCTCCCCCGGTTCTGATGTGGCCGGAGAAACTGCTGCCGCTCTGGCTGCGGCTTCTTTGGTCTTCAGGAAATGCGACCCAACCTACTCCAAGCTTTTGGCCAGGAGGGCTATGAGG GTGTTCGAGTTTGCTGACAAATACAGGGGAGCTTACAGCAATGGGTTAAGGAAATATGTCTGTCCATTCTATTGCTCTTATTCTGGTTATCAG GACGAGCTGCTGTGGGGTGCTGCTTGGCTGCATAAAGCCACCAAGAACCCAATGTATCTCAACTACATTCAAGTAAATGGACAAACCCTCGGAGCTGCTGCGTTTGATAACACCTTTGGGTGGGATAACAAGCATGCTGGAGCAAGGATTCTTCTTTCTAAG GCATTTCTTGTTCAAAAGTTACAATCCCTCCATGATTACAAAGGTCATGCAGATAATTTCATTTGCTCTCTCATTCCAGGGGCGTCATTTTCTTCATCCCAATACACTCCAG GTGGACTGCTGTTCAAAATGAGTGATTGCAACATGCAGTATGTTACCTCCGCTTCATTCTTGCTCTTAATATATGCTAAGTATTTAACCTCCGCTCACATGGCTGTTAACTGCGGCGGTACAACTGTAACTCCTAAGAGGCTCCGGGCCATTGCCAAGAAACAG GTGGACTACATGCTTGGTGACAACCCATTGAAGATGTCATACATGGTGGGGTATGGTCCAAGGTACCCACAAAGGATACACCACAGGGGATCATCTCTGCCGTCTGTTTCTGCACATCCAGCCAAGATCCAATGCTCTTCAGGCTTCAGTTTCTTGAACACTCAATCTCCCAACCCCAACATCCTAGTGGGTGCAGTTGTTGGTGGGCCTGATCTGCATGATAGGTTCGCAGATCAACGGTCAGATTACGAGCAATCAGAGCCGTCTACTTACATGAACGCACCCCTTGTAGGAGCGCTATCATACCTTGCTCACTCCTTCGGCCAGCTCTAA
- the LOC123222422 gene encoding pectinesterase-like, which translates to MFSSKRRSKLLLTLLPFSTIVFLIFSASTTLKKTSKTTETSRLHIRRHLQIAHSACEGTLYPELCVSTLSSLPDLAFKSVHRLISATIDRTLYEIRASYSNCTGIRKKHKNLNILENRALTDCIELFDDTIAELTSALHDLSPRKTTSKQFQDLQTLFSGAMTNQDTCLDGFAYSNGNVRDIIKYNLYNISRHVSNSLVMLKKVPGFNMSLKSDVFPEYGRMKRGLPTWLSSKDRKLLQTTENGTRYDLIVAKDGTGNYTTIGDAVAAAPNSSTTRFVIYIKAGSYFENVEVDRKKTMLMFLGDGIGKTVVKASRNVIDGWTTFRSATVAVVGNGFIAKGITFENSAGPSKHQAVALRSGSDLSAFYQCSFVGYQDTLYVHSLRQFYRDCDIYGTIDFIFGNAAVVFQNCSLYARKPNENQKNIFTAQGREDPNQNTGISILNCKVAAAADLIPNQTNFKTYLGRPWKEYSRTVYLQSYIGDLVDPAGWLEWNGTFAVSTLYYGEYKNRGPGSNTSARVTWPGYRIINNSSVASQFTVEGFLQGSQWLNSTGFPFFLNLG; encoded by the exons ATGTTTAGTTCAAAGCGAAGAAGTAAACTCTTGCTTACTCTCTTACCCTTTTCAACCATTGTCTTCCTCATATTCTCTGCATCAACCACTCTTAAAAAGACCTCTAAAACCACAGAAACCTCACGCTTACACATCCGCAGACACCTCCAAATTGCCCACTCTGCATGTGAAGGCACACTCTACCCAGAGCTCTGCGTTTCAACTCTCTCTTCGCTCCCGGATCTTGCTTTCAAATCTGTACATCGACTCATCTCCGCCACCATAGACCGCACATTGTATGAGATTAGAGCGTCCTACTCAAATTGCACTGGCATTAGAAAAAAGCACAAAAACCTCAACATACTTGAAAATAGAGCTCTCACTGACTGTATTGAACTTTTTGATGACACCATTGCAGAGCTCACATCAGCTCTCCATGATCTTTCCCCTAGAAAAACAACCTCCAAACAATTCCAGGATTTGCAGACTTTGTTTAGTGGTGCAATGACTAACCAGGACACATGTCTTGACGGGTTTGCTTACAGTAACGGAAACGTGAGAGACATAATCAAGTACAACTTATACAACATCTCTCGACATGTAAGTAACTCTTTGGTCATGCTGAAGAAAGTCCCCGGTTTTAACATGTCCTTAAAGTCGGACGTTTTCCCAGAGTATGGACGAATGAAGAGAGGGTTGCCAACTTGGCTGTCCTCAAAAGATCGAAAATTGTTGCAGACTACTGAAAATGGCACCAGATATGATCTGATAGTGGCTAAAGATGGCACTGGAAATTATACAACCATTGGTGATGCAGTGGCCGCAGCTCCCAACTCAAGCACTACCAG GTTTGTAATCTACATTAAAGCTGGGTCCTACTTTGAGAACGTGGAAGTGGATAGAAAGAAGACAATGTTGATGTTTCTTGGAGATGGTATCGGGAAAACAGTAGTGAAAGCCAGTAGAAATGTTATTGATGGATGGACTACTTTCCGGTCGGCCACAGTAG CTGTGGTGGGGAACGGTTTCATTGCAAAGGGTATAACCTTTGAAAACTCGGCTGGCCCTAGTAAGCACCAGGCTGTGGCCTTAAGAAGTGGCTCAGATCTCTCTGCATTCTATCAATGCAGCTTTGTTGGTTACCAAGACACTTTATACGTTCACTCCCTTCGACAATTCTATCGAGACTGTGACATTTACGGTACAATTGACTTCATATTCGGCAATGCCGCTGTGGTGTTTCAAAATTGCAGCTTATATGCTCGTAAACCAAATGAAAACCAGAAGAACATTTTTACTGCTCAAGGAAGAGAAGATCCCAACCAGAATACAGGAATATCCATCTTGAATTGCAaagttgctgctgctgctgattTAATACCAAATCAAACGAATTTTAAGACATATCTTGGTCGTCCTTGGAAAGAGTATTCTAGGACAGTTTATCTTCAATCTTACATTGGTGACTTGGTGGATCCGGCGGGATGGCTTGAATGGAATGGCACATTTGCAGTGTCTACACTTTACTATGGGGAGTACAAGAATAGAGGGCCTGGCTCTAACACAAGTGCTAGGGTGACGTGGCCTGGTTATCGAATCATTAATAACTCCAGTGTGGCTAGTCAGTTTACAGTTGAGGGATTCTTGCAGGGTAGTCAATGGCTTAATTCTACTggctttcctttctttcttaaTCTTGGTTGA
- the LOC123222424 gene encoding probable pectinesterase/pectinesterase inhibitor 7 — protein sequence MASKLFFLITIHIVMAPMSYAVSRETLCKSAPDPSYCKSVLPNQTADVHSSGRYCFGKALYQSQKFVRLVDKYLQRQSELSMPVIRALEDCQLLAGNNVDFLYGSSQAVNKTSKTLSTMAADDVQSLVSAILTNQQTCLDSLEETSSSSSLKNGISASLFNDTKLYSVSLALLAEGWVPKEKKAAASQPTRKQLSFTKGRLPLKMSSQKQALYESVSRRKLLQTTDEVLVSDIVIVCKDGTGNFSTINDAINAAPNNTDGSNGYFLIYVQAGIYEEYISIAKNKKYLMMIGDGINQTVITGNRSVADGWTTFNSATFAVVASNFVAVNITFRNTAGAAKNQAVALRSGADLSIFYSCSFEAYQDTLYTHSLRQFYSECDIYGTVDFIFGNAAVVFQNCNIYPRLPMSGQFNTITAQGRTDPNQNTGTSIQNCTIRAANDLAFTNQTVNTYLGRPWKTYSRAVYMQSFMNSLINPAGWQIWNGTFALSTLYFAEYNNTGPGSNTINRVTWPGYHVINATDAANFTVSTFLVGDAWLPQTGVPYTGGLM from the exons ATGGCTTCAAAGCTCTTCTTTCTCATAACAATACACATTGTTATGGCTCCCATGAGTTATGCTGTCTCACGAGAAACCCTTTGCAAATCTGCTCCAGACCCTTCCTATTGCAAATCTGTTCTTCCAAATCAAACCGCAGATGTCCACAGTTCTGGCCGGTACTGCTTCGGTAAAGCTTTATACCAATCTCAGAAATTTGTGAGATTAGTTGACAAATATCTTCAACGCCAATCCGAATTGTCAATGCCAGTTATTAGAGCTCTGGAAGATTGCCAATTACTTGCTGGCAATAATGTGGACTTTCTTTATGGCTCTTCTCAGGCTGTCAATAAGACCAGTAAAACCCTTTCTACCATGGCAGCCGATGATGTTCAGAGCTTAGTCAGTGCCATTTTGACAAACCAACAGACTTGTTTGGACAGCCTGGAAGAAACATCTTCGTCTTCTAGCTTGAAGAATGGTATATCAGCCTCTCTCTTTAATGACACAAAACTTTACAGTGTATCTCTCGCCCTTCTTGCAGAAGGGTGGGTTCCTAAGGAAAAGAAAGCGGCCGCATCGCAGCCTACAAGGAAGCAACTCTCTTTTACAAAGGGACGTTTACCGCTGAAAATGTCTAGCCAAAAGCAGGCTCTTTATGAGTCAGTGAGCAGAAGAAAACTTCTCCAAACTACTGATGAAGTCTTGGTGAGCGATATAGTTATAGTGTGCAAGGATGGCACTGGAAATTTCTCCACCATCAATGATGCTATTAATGCCGCTCCAAACAATACTGATGGTAGCAATGGGTACTTCTTGATTTATGTCCAAGCGGGTATCTATGAAGAGTACATTTCCATTGCGAAGAAcaagaaatatttgatgatgATAGGAGACGGCATCAATCAAACAGTGATCACCGGCAACAGAAGCGTCGCTGACGGGTGGACGACTTTCAATTCTGCAACCTTCG CTGTGGTTGCATCGAACTTTGTTGCAGTGAACATAACCTTCCGCAACACGGCTGGAGCAGCCAAGAACCAGGCCGTGGCGCTTCGCAGTGGAGCAGATTTGTCTATATTTTATAGCTGCAGCTTTGAAGCATACCAAGACACCTTATACACACATTCTCTAAGGCAATTCTATAGCGAATGTGACATTTATGGTACGGTTGATTTCATATTTGGAAACGCTGCCGTTGTTTTCCAAAACTGCAACATTTATCCCCGGCTGCCGATGAGCGGACAATTTAACACCATCACAGCACAAGGCCGGACGGACCCTAACCAAAATACAGGCACATCAATTCAAAATTGTACTATTAGAGCAGCAAATGACTTGGCTTTCACCAATCAAACGGTGAACACGTATCTGGGGAGACCATGGAAAACGTACTCGAGGGCGGTTTATATGCAGTCATTTATGAACAGTTTGATAAATCCCGCTGGTTGGCAGATATGGAATGGAACTTTTGCTTTAAGCACATTATATTTTGCTGAGTATAATAACACAGGACCCGGATCAAACACCATCAACAGAGTCACATGGCCTGGTTACCATGTGATAAATGCTACAGATGCCGCAAACTTTACTGTCTCCACTTTCCTTGTTGGGGATGCTTGGCTACCACAAACAGGAGTGCCTTATACTGGCGGTTTAATGTAA
- the LOC123222427 gene encoding uncharacterized protein LOC123222427 → MESSTSIIFLFSLTLCLALQPLVIVAVETQNTTQNGAQQGSLLEKVCKQSTDEELCFSSFKKHPESSKTHDLTSLGMIALNITSSNASSILEYIEFLQKESGLGPVVEQRLDDCTNNYMDATEQLDDSVAGLMANSYKDVRVWVQVAITDAWTCENGYTKSSGKSSWVLTHYNNVFRKLCHNALLIIKLLEEK, encoded by the coding sequence atggaGTCTTCAACAAGCATTATCTTCCTCTTTTCTCTAACCCTTTGCCTCGCCCTACAGCCTCTTGTAATCGTTGCTGTTGAAACCCAAAACACCACCCAAAATGGTGCGCAACAGGGCAGTTTACTAGAGAAGGTTTGCAAGCAATCAACAGACGAGGAGCTGTGTTTCTCGAGCTTTAAGAAACACCCTGAGAGCTCTAAAACTCATGACCTAACGAGCCTTGGAATGATTGCGCTGAATATCACGTCTTCCAATGCCTCCAGTATCTTGGAGTACATCGAGTTTTTACAAAAGGAATCGGGATTAGGTCCTGTGGTAGAGCAGAGGCTCGATGATTGCACCAACAATTACATGGACGCAACTGAGCAGCTTGATGACTCCGTTGCTGGTTTAATGGCAAATTCATATAAAGATGTGCGTGTTTGGGTGCAGGTAGCAATTACTGATGCATGGACATGCGAAAACGGGTACACAAAATCTTCCGGAAAGTCGTCGTGGGTGTTAACTCATTACAACAACGTCTTCCGCAAATTATGTCATAATGCTTTGCTAATCATTAAACTTTTGGAGGAAAAGTGA
- the LOC123222426 gene encoding RING-H2 finger protein ATL5-like has translation MDHNTTTFSVTSHQKSYDFNGKIMLSSVVIMFVVVVILVWFHSHAKRLFHRRHGHSSGQHRFSFSSTTDITDDDYIDAVSNQPLDLSTLKKIPTFVYSSTTHKHQAECAVCLSEFEDKEKGRVLPICNHSFHVDCIDMWFHSHSNCPLCRTPVQPDNPVRPSTISVDEAVSMIEPVGSVTAAEEGETGCSSSTFPPVELVGVIVEMPRVDC, from the coding sequence ATGGACCATAACACAACTACCTTCTCAGTAACCAGTCATCAGAAGAGCTACGATTTTAATGGGAAGATTATGTTAAGCTCAGTCGTCATCATGTTCGTTGTAGTTGTAATCTTGGTATGGTTCCACAGCCACGCCAAGAGGTTATTTCACCGTCGTCATGGCCATTCCTCCGGCCAACACCGTTTCTCTTTCTCCTCCACCACTGATATTACCGACGATGATTATATAGATGCGGTTTCTAATCAACCTTTAGACCTCTCAACTCTAAAAAAAATTCCTACTTTTGTTTACTCTTCTACCACCCACAAACATCAGGCGGAATGTGCTGTTTGCTTATCAGAATTTGAAGACAAGGAGAAAGGCCGTGTGTTGCCAATTTGTAACCATTCATTCCATGTTGACTGCATCGACATGTGGTTTCACTCTCACTCTAATTGCCCACTCTGTCGAACACCGGTTCAACCGGATAATCCAGTCCGCCCATCCACAATATCGGTGGACGAGGCGGTGTCAATGATTGAACCGGTCGGTTCAGTTACTGCAGCGGAGGAGGGTGAAACGGGTTGTTCGTCTTCTACTTTCCCCCCAGTGGAGCTAGTTGGAGTAATAGTAGAAATGCCTAGAGTAGATTGTTGA
- the LOC123222425 gene encoding epoxide hydrolase A-like — MEKIEHSTVSTNGINMHVASIGTGPPVLFLHGFPELWYSWRHQLLYLSSKGYRCIAPDLRGYGDTDAPPSVTSYTAFHIVGDLVGLLDNLGIEQVFLVGHDWGAMIAWQFCLLRPDRIKALVNLSVSFYPRNPKSKPLDGYKALFGDDYYIVRFQEPGEIEEAFAKFDTAKLLKNFYLSRNPEPPRFPKETEFRGLPDPPTLPPWLSEEDVKYYATKFDQKGFTGGLNYYRCINLSWELTAAWTGFPIKVPVKFIVGDLDLTYHIPGVKEYIHDGGFKRDVPFLEEVVVMEGVAHFINQEKPDEVSAHIYDFIKKF, encoded by the exons atGGAGAAGATAGAGCACTCCACAGTGTCTACCAATGGCATTAACATGCATGTGGCCTCAATAGGCACAGGCCCACCGGTTCTGTTTCTCCACGGCTTCCCTGAACTCTGGTACTCTTGGCGTCACCAGCTTCTCTATCTTTCTTCCAAGGGTTATCGTTGCATTGCCCCGGATCTTCGAGGGTACGGTGACACCGATGCGCCGCCCTCCGTGACGTCATACACGGCTTTCCACATTGTGGGTGACCTTGTTGGGCTTCTTGATAATTTGGGCATTGAGCAGGTTTTCTTGGTGGGTCATGATTGGGGTGCTATGATTGCTTGGCAGTTTTGTTTACTTCGGCCTGATAGAATCAAGGCCTTGGTCAACCTTAGCGTCTCATTTTATCCCAGAAACCCAAAGTCAAAGCCTCTGGATGGCTACAAGGCGTTGTTTGGTGATGATTATTATATTGTAAGGTTTCAG GAACCAGGAGAGATCGAAGAAGCCTTTGCTAAATTTGATACTGCAAAGCTGCtgaagaatttttatttatctcgCAATCCAGAACCTCCTCGTTTCCCCAAGGAAACAGAATTTAGAGGTCTACCTGATCCTCCCACCTTGCCCCCTTGGCTGTCTGAAGAAGATGTCAAGTATTACGCAACAAAATTCGACCAGAAAGGCTTTACTGGAGGATTGAACTATTACCGTTGTATCAACTT AAGCTGGGAGCTCACAGCAGCATGGACAGGGTTTCCAATTAAAGTTCCTGTTAAGTTTATCGTGGGAGACCTGGACCTCACTTATCACATTCCAGGTGTGAAGGAATATATACACGATGGTGGTTTTAAGAGAGATGTACCATTTCTGGAGGAAGTAGTTGTGATGGAAGGGGTAGCCCATTTTATAAACCAAGAAAAACCAGACGAAGTCAGTGCACACATTTATGACTTCATAAAAAAGTTCTGA